One Catharus ustulatus isolate bCatUst1 chromosome 2, bCatUst1.pri.v2, whole genome shotgun sequence genomic window carries:
- the WDR73 gene encoding WD repeat-containing protein 73 isoform X2, with protein MEAADEWLLQSLRLYRDLHTFELQAPTRLIEWARGDRVCVAGYGQSDGNEILQLIPPPTLLTKETQGLCPERDFKVECGGFSERPVYSLKYVPDTSLLVTSGPPDSSLQVWQVSAENSDVIKPVSTIATENDTGQSWAKIDTISARAPWVLHGSRLDRVQITEVESRKNVYTTASRGSEELSNLAFLDCNTLLLCCSTGRLCLADIRQPQSLVEAMSAPSAPCSEQWCMGTRHGAQDLEPSSQPVARLSSRGLLTLTDFRKTSELLALAKATVPSPGSSAEFLCVSWAPALEGYLAISGFDGTVHVYDTQSWDSSGREAEPIFVHKGHAFGGAGGSGDPPLVTVHTWHLQKPRTLLSAASDGSLHVWDWVQPCGKCG; from the exons ATGGAGGCGGCGGACGAGTGGCTGCTGCAGTCGCTGCGACT GTACCGCGACCTGCACACCTTCGAGCTCCAGGCGCCCACCCGCCTCATCGAATGGGCCCGCGGGGACC GTGTCTGTGTAGCCGGGTATGGACAGTCTGATGGGAACGAGATCCTGCAGCTGATCCCACCGCCAACACTGCTGACAAAGGAGACACAG GGCCTGTGTCCAGAGAGAGATTTCAAGGTAGAATGTGGTGGATTCTCAGAGCGCCCAGTGTACAGCCTGAAATATGTGCCGGACACCAG cTTGCTGGTAACCAGCGGCCCACCCGACAGCTCCCTCCAGGTCTGGCAGGTGTCAGCAGAGAACTCTG ATGTCATTAAACCTGTAAGCACCATAGCAACAGAAAATGACACTGGGCAATCCTGGGCTAAAATTGACACCATTTCAGCCAGAGCCCCATGGGTTCTTCATGGCTCAAGACTTGACAGAGTCCAAATTACAGAGGTTGAATCAAGGAAAAATGTCTACACAACAG CTTCCAGAGGCAGCGAGGAGCTCAGCAATCTGGCCTTCCTGGACTGCAACACTctgcttctgtgctgctccacaggCCGGCTGTGCCTGGCCGACATCCGGCAGCCGCAGAGCCTCGTGGAGGCCATGTCAGCGCCCTCGGCGCCGTGCAGTGAGCAGTGGTGCATGGGCACCAGGCATGGAGCTCAGGACTTGGAGCCAAGCTCCCAACCTGTGGCTCGCCTCTCGAGCAGGGGGCTCCTCACCCTGACAGACTTCAGGAAAACCTCTGAGCTCTTGGCCTTGGCAAAGGCCACAGTCCCCTCTCCTGGCTCAAGTGCAGAGTTCCTGTGCGTCTCCTGGGCTCCTGCTCTGGAAGGCTACCTTGCCATTTCAG GTTTTGATGGCACCGTGCACGTGTATGACAcgcagagctgggacagctctggcagggaagcagagcccaTCTTCGTTCACAAAGGCCACGCATTTGGCGGAGCAGGTGGCAGCGGGGACCCTCCCCTGGTCACTGTGCACACATGGCATCTGCAGAAACCCAGAACTTTGTTGTCAGCAGCAAGTGATGGTTCCTTGCATGTTTGGGACTGGGTTCAGCCCTGTGGGAAGTGTGGGTAG
- the WDR73 gene encoding WD repeat-containing protein 73 isoform X1: MEAADEWLLQSLRLYRDLHTFELQAPTRLIEWARGDRVCVAGYGQSDGNEILQLIPPPTLLTKETQGLCPERDFKVECGGFSERPVYSLKYVPDTSLLVTSGPPDSSLQVWQVSAENSDVIKPVSTIATENDTGQSWAKIDTISARAPWVLHGSRLDRVQITEVESRKNVYTTGIQASRGSEELSNLAFLDCNTLLLCCSTGRLCLADIRQPQSLVEAMSAPSAPCSEQWCMGTRHGAQDLEPSSQPVARLSSRGLLTLTDFRKTSELLALAKATVPSPGSSAEFLCVSWAPALEGYLAISGFDGTVHVYDTQSWDSSGREAEPIFVHKGHAFGGAGGSGDPPLVTVHTWHLQKPRTLLSAASDGSLHVWDWVQPCGKCG; this comes from the exons ATGGAGGCGGCGGACGAGTGGCTGCTGCAGTCGCTGCGACT GTACCGCGACCTGCACACCTTCGAGCTCCAGGCGCCCACCCGCCTCATCGAATGGGCCCGCGGGGACC GTGTCTGTGTAGCCGGGTATGGACAGTCTGATGGGAACGAGATCCTGCAGCTGATCCCACCGCCAACACTGCTGACAAAGGAGACACAG GGCCTGTGTCCAGAGAGAGATTTCAAGGTAGAATGTGGTGGATTCTCAGAGCGCCCAGTGTACAGCCTGAAATATGTGCCGGACACCAG cTTGCTGGTAACCAGCGGCCCACCCGACAGCTCCCTCCAGGTCTGGCAGGTGTCAGCAGAGAACTCTG ATGTCATTAAACCTGTAAGCACCATAGCAACAGAAAATGACACTGGGCAATCCTGGGCTAAAATTGACACCATTTCAGCCAGAGCCCCATGGGTTCTTCATGGCTCAAGACTTGACAGAGTCCAAATTACAGAGGTTGAATCAAGGAAAAATGTCTACACAACAGGTATTCAAG CTTCCAGAGGCAGCGAGGAGCTCAGCAATCTGGCCTTCCTGGACTGCAACACTctgcttctgtgctgctccacaggCCGGCTGTGCCTGGCCGACATCCGGCAGCCGCAGAGCCTCGTGGAGGCCATGTCAGCGCCCTCGGCGCCGTGCAGTGAGCAGTGGTGCATGGGCACCAGGCATGGAGCTCAGGACTTGGAGCCAAGCTCCCAACCTGTGGCTCGCCTCTCGAGCAGGGGGCTCCTCACCCTGACAGACTTCAGGAAAACCTCTGAGCTCTTGGCCTTGGCAAAGGCCACAGTCCCCTCTCCTGGCTCAAGTGCAGAGTTCCTGTGCGTCTCCTGGGCTCCTGCTCTGGAAGGCTACCTTGCCATTTCAG GTTTTGATGGCACCGTGCACGTGTATGACAcgcagagctgggacagctctggcagggaagcagagcccaTCTTCGTTCACAAAGGCCACGCATTTGGCGGAGCAGGTGGCAGCGGGGACCCTCCCCTGGTCACTGTGCACACATGGCATCTGCAGAAACCCAGAACTTTGTTGTCAGCAGCAAGTGATGGTTCCTTGCATGTTTGGGACTGGGTTCAGCCCTGTGGGAAGTGTGGGTAG